Proteins co-encoded in one Ensifer sp. PDNC004 genomic window:
- a CDS encoding ABC transporter ATP-binding protein, producing the protein MSEAIDVLTAAPSERRDLAERDGRPVIDARNVAVRFKVEHGTVDAVKDVSFQLYRGETIAIVGESGSGKSVTARSVMGLLSKRATIAAQSRIEYDGKDVLKFSPRERRALRGNRLAMIFQEPMSSLNPVYTVGSQIIEAIRAHRRMSRRAATERALELLRHVKIPDPELRINQYPHQLSGGQRQRVMIAMALANDPDVLIADEPTTALDVTVQAQILNLIRDLQRELGMAVILITHDLTVVRQFSDYVYVMQHGEVKEHNTTAALFANPLHPYTRRLLSSEPSGAAKPLPDDAPIMLDGRDVKVSFMLKKGGLFRSEFSELVAVDKLSLNLRKHETLGLVGESGSGKTTFGQALIRLLNADGGEIFFDGIPIHDKDRTQMRPLRSRIQIVFQDPFASLNPRMSIGQIIEEGLVVNGIGENRKERVDRVVDALVAAGMPGNILSRFPHEFSGGQRQRIAIARAIALEPEFILLDEPTSALDLSVQAQIIELLRKLQDERGLSYLFISHDLKVVRALCHRVVVMQHGKIVEEGPVSEILSNPKTAYTERLVRAAFDVAA; encoded by the coding sequence ATGTCTGAAGCAATCGACGTCCTCACCGCTGCGCCTTCCGAGCGCAGGGACCTTGCCGAACGCGATGGCCGGCCGGTCATCGACGCGCGCAATGTCGCGGTTCGTTTCAAGGTCGAGCATGGCACGGTGGACGCGGTGAAGGACGTGTCCTTCCAGCTTTACCGCGGCGAGACCATCGCCATCGTCGGCGAGTCCGGCTCGGGCAAGTCGGTCACCGCGCGCAGCGTCATGGGGTTGCTCTCCAAGCGCGCGACGATCGCCGCCCAATCGCGCATCGAATATGACGGCAAGGACGTGTTGAAATTCTCGCCACGCGAACGCCGCGCCTTGCGCGGCAACCGACTGGCGATGATCTTCCAGGAGCCGATGAGCTCGCTGAACCCGGTCTATACGGTCGGTTCGCAGATCATCGAGGCGATTCGGGCGCATCGCCGGATGAGCCGTCGTGCAGCAACCGAGCGGGCGCTCGAACTGCTGCGCCACGTCAAGATCCCGGATCCGGAGCTTCGCATCAACCAGTATCCGCACCAGCTCTCCGGCGGCCAGCGCCAGCGGGTGATGATCGCCATGGCGCTCGCCAACGATCCCGATGTCCTGATCGCCGACGAGCCGACGACGGCGCTCGACGTCACCGTCCAGGCGCAGATCCTCAACCTCATACGCGACCTGCAGCGCGAGCTCGGCATGGCGGTGATCCTGATCACCCACGACCTGACGGTGGTGCGGCAGTTCTCGGACTATGTCTATGTCATGCAGCATGGCGAGGTGAAGGAGCACAACACGACGGCGGCGCTGTTTGCCAATCCGCTGCACCCCTATACCAGGCGGCTGTTGTCGTCGGAGCCTTCGGGTGCGGCCAAGCCCTTGCCGGACGACGCGCCGATCATGCTCGACGGGCGGGACGTGAAGGTCTCCTTCATGCTGAAGAAGGGCGGCCTGTTCCGGTCCGAGTTCTCCGAACTCGTTGCTGTCGACAAGCTCAGTCTCAATCTGCGCAAGCACGAGACGCTCGGGCTCGTCGGCGAATCCGGGTCGGGCAAGACGACCTTCGGACAGGCACTGATCCGCCTGCTCAATGCCGATGGCGGCGAGATCTTCTTCGACGGCATTCCGATCCACGACAAGGACCGCACCCAAATGCGGCCCTTGCGCTCGCGCATCCAGATCGTTTTCCAGGATCCCTTCGCCTCGCTCAACCCGCGCATGTCGATCGGCCAGATCATCGAGGAGGGCCTGGTCGTCAACGGCATCGGCGAGAACCGCAAGGAGCGGGTCGACCGGGTGGTGGATGCGCTTGTTGCCGCCGGCATGCCCGGCAACATCCTGTCGCGCTTCCCGCACGAGTTCTCCGGCGGTCAGCGCCAGCGCATCGCCATCGCCCGGGCGATCGCTCTCGAGCCGGAATTCATCCTGCTCGACGAGCCGACCTCGGCGCTCGATCTTTCTGTCCAGGCCCAGATCATCGAGCTGCTGCGCAAGCTGCAGGACGAGCGGGGCCTGAGCTATCTCTTCATCTCCCATGACCTCAAGGTTGTGCGCGCGCTCTGCCACCGGGTGGTGGTGATGCAACATGGCAAGATCGTCGAGGAGGGGCCGGTGAGCGAAATTCTGTCCAATCCCAAGACCGCCTACACCGAAAGGCTCGTGAGAGCCGCCTTCGATGTGGCAG